The following are encoded together in the Oncorhynchus tshawytscha isolate Ot180627B unplaced genomic scaffold, Otsh_v2.0 Un_contig_16552_pilon_pilon, whole genome shotgun sequence genome:
- the LOC112229084 gene encoding myosin heavy chain, fast skeletal muscle-like, translating to MSTDAEMQAYGKAAIYLRKSEKERMEAQAAPFDSKNACYVTDKVELYLKGLVTARADGKCTVTVTKPDGSKEEGKEFKDADIYEMNPPKYDKIEDMAMMTYLNEASVLYNLKERYAAWMIYTYSGLFCATVNPYKWLPVYDEEVVNAYRGKKRVEAPPHIFSVSDNAFQFMMIDKENQSVLITGESGAGKTVNTKRVIQYFATIAVSGGKKEADPNKMQGSLEDQIIAANPLLESYGNAKTVRNDNSSRFGKFIRIHFQAGKLAKADIETYLLEKSRVSFQLPDERGYHIFFQMMTGHKPELVELALLTTNPYDFPMCSQGQITVASINDNDELDATDEAITILGFTNEEKLGIYKLTGAVVHHGNLKFKQKQREEQAEPDGTEVADKIAYLLGLNSAEMLKALCYPRVKVGNEYVTKGQTVAQVNNSVSALAKSIYERMFLWMVIRINEMLDTKNPRQFYIGVLDIAGFEIFDYNSMEQLCINFTNEKLQQFFNHTMFVLEQEEYKKEGIVWAFIDFGMDLAACIELIEKPLGIFSILEEECMFPKSSDTTFKDKLYAQHLGKTKAFEKPKPAKGKAEAHFSLVHYAGTVDYNITGWLEKNKDPLNDSVCQLYGKSAVKILAALYPPPPPEDKAKKGGKKKGGSMQTVSSQFRENLHKLMTNLRSTHPHFVRCLIPNESKTPGLMENFLVIHQLRCNGVLEGIRICRKGFPSRIIYADFKQRYKVLNASVIPEGQFMDNKKASEKLLGSIDVNHEDYKFGHTKVFFKAGLLGVLEEMRDEKLASLVGMVQALSRGFLMRREFSKMMERRESVYAIQYNIRSFMNVKTWPWMKLYFKIKPLLQSAETEKELANMKENYEKMTADLAKALATKKQMEEKLVALTQEKNDLSLQVASEGESLNDAEERCEGLIKSKIQLEAKLKETTERLEDEEEINAELTAKKRKLEDECSELKKDIDDLELTLAKVEKEKHATENKVKNLTEEMASMDESVAKLTKEKKALQEAHQQTLDDLQAEEDKVNTLTKAKTKLEQQVDDLEGSLEQEKKLRMDLERSKRKLEGDLKLAQESIMDLENDKQQADEKIKK from the exons ATGAGTACGGACGCTGAGATGCAAGCCTACGGCAAGGCTGCCATATACCTCCGTAAGTCtgagaaggagaggatggaggcaCAAGCCGCACCCTTTGATTCAAAGAACGCCTGCTATGTGACAGACAAGGTGGAGCTGTACCTTAAGGGTCTGGTCACTGCCAGGGCCGACGGGAAGTGTACTGTAACAGTCACGAAACCTGACGGCAGTAAGGAG GAAGGAAAAGAGTTCAAAGATGCAGACATCTATGAGATGAACCCCCCTAAGTACGACAAGATTGAGGACATGGCCATGATGACCTACCTGAATGAAGCCTCTGTGTTGTATAACCTCAAAGAGCGTTATGCAGCATGGATGATCTAT ACCTACTCTGGGCTCTTCTGTGCCACGGTGAACCCCTACAAGTGGCTCCCTGTGTACGATGAAGAGGTTGTCAACGCCtacagagggaagaagagggtggAGGCTCCACCCcatatcttctctgtctctgacaaCGCCTTTCAGTTCATGATGATTG ataagGAGAACCAGTCCGTCCTGATTAC TGGAGAATCCGGTGCAGGAAAGACTGTCAACACCAAGCGTGTCATCCAGTACTTTGCCACCATTGCAGTGTCTGGTGGCAAGAAGGAAGCAGACCCCAACAAAATGCAG GGGTCTCTTGAGGATCAGATCATTGCAGCTAACCCTCTGCTGGAGTCTTACGGTAATGCCAAGACAGTGAGGAACGACAACTCGTCTCGCTTT GGTAAATTCATCAGGATTCACTTCCAAGCTGGTAAACTGGCTAAAGCTGACATTGAAACCT acctGCTGGAGAAGTCCAGAGTGTCCTTCCAGCTGCCCGATGAGAGAGGCTACCACATCTTCTTCCAGATGATGACAGGCCACAAACCTGAGCTAGTTG AATTGGCGCTCCTCACCACCAACCCCTACGACTTCCCCATGTGCAGTCAGGGACAGATCACTGTGGCCAGCATTAATGACAATGACGAGCTGGATGCCACAGAT GAAGCCATTACAATCCTGGGCTTCACTAATGAGGAGAAGCTTGGCATCTACAAGCTGACAGGAGCTGTAGTGCACCATGGAAACTTGAAATTCAAGCAGAAGCAGCGTGAGGAGCAGGCCGAGCCAGACGGCACAGAGG TGGCTGATAAAATCGCCTACCTGCTGGGCCTGAACTCAGCTGAGATGTTGAAGGCTCTGTGCTACCCCAGAGTGAAGGTCGGCAACGAGTATGTGACCAAGGGACAGACTGTGGCTCAG GTTAATAACTCAGTCAGTGCTCTGGCCAAGTCCATCTATGAGAGGATGTTCTTGTGGATGGTCATCCGTATCAATGAGATGTTGGACACCAAGAATCCAAGGCAGTTCTATATTGGTGTGCTCGACATTGCCGGGTTTGAGATCTTTGAT TACAACAGCATGGAGCAGCTGTGCATCAACTTCACCAATGAGAAACTGCAacagtttttcaaccacaccatgTTCGTCCTGGAGCAAGAGGAGTACAAGAAGGAGGGAATCGTCTGGGCCTTCATTGACTTCGGCATGGACTTGGCTGCCTGCATTGAGCTTATTGAGAAG CCATTGGGCATCTTCTCCATCCTTGAAGAGGAGTGCATGTTCCCCAAGTCTTCAGACACTACCTTCAAGGACAAGCTGTACGCCCAGCATCTTGGCAAAACAAAGGCGTTTGAGAAGCCCAAGCCTGCCAAAGGCAAGGCAGAGGCCCACTTCTCCCTGGTGCACTACGCCGGTACTGTGGACTACAACATCACTGGATGGCTGGAGAAGAACAAGGACCCCCTGAACGACTCAGTTTGTCAGTTGTACGGGAAGTCCGCAGTCAAAATTTTGGCTGCCCTGTATCCACCTCCCCCTCCTGAGG ATAAAGCCAAGAAAGGAGGCAAGAAGAAGGGTGGTTCCATGCAGACTGTGTCCTCCCAGTTCAGG GAGAACTTACATAAGCTGATGACCAACTTGAGGAGCACTCATCCTCACTTTGTGCGCTGCCTGATCCCCAATGAGTCAAAGACTCCAG GTCTGATGGAGAACTTCCTGGTTATCCACCAGCTCAGGTGTAATGGTGTACTGGAGGGTATCAGGATCTGCAGAAAGGGATTCCCCAGCAGAATCATCTATGCTGACTTCAAGCAGAG GTACAAAGTACTGAATGCCAGTGTCATCCCTGAGGGCCAGTTCATGGACAACAAGAAGGCTTCTGAGAAGCTGCTTGGGTCCATTGATGTGAATCACGAGGAttacaagtttggacacaccaag GTGTTCTTCAAAGCCGGTCTGCTGGGTGTcctggaggagatgagagatgagaagcTGGCCTCCCTGGTCGGCATGGTCCAGGCTCTCAGCCGTGGATTCCTCATGAGGAGAGAGTTTAGCAagatgatggagaggag AGAATCAGTTTACGCCATCCAGTACAACATCCGCTCATTCATGAATGTCAAAACCTGGCCATGGATGAAGTTGTACTTCAAGATCAAGCCCCTGCTGCAGAGCGCTGAGACTGAGAAGGAGCTGGCCAACATGAAGGAGAACTATGAGAAGATGACAGCAGACCTGGCAAAAGCTCTGGCCACAAAGAAGCAAATGGAGGAGAAGTTGGTGGCCCTGACGCAGGAGAAGAACGACCTGTCACTCCAAGTCGCATCT GAAGGAGAGAGTCTGAACGATGCTGAGGAAAGGTGTGAGGGGCTCATCAAGAGCAAGATCCAGCTGGAGGCCAAACTCAAAGAGACGACCGAGAggctggaggatgaggaggagatcaATGCTGAGTTGACTGCCAAGAAGAGGAAGCTGGAGGATGAGTGCTCTGAGCTGAAGAAGGACATTGATGACCTGGAGCTCACCCTGGCCAAAGTGGAGAAGGAGAAGCACGCCACTGAAAACAAG